Proteins from a single region of Corynebacterium pseudogenitalium:
- a CDS encoding SLC13 family permease: MSTPVMHESSALSDGELAKSPEPGEWRRQLIGLIAGVLLALLVYYIFPGSAAETVQQSSGADPETTYDADVMRVVAATTVLMAAWWMTEAIPLAATALLPIAIFPVMGVAKFSAVSGPYASSTIFLFMGGFLMALGLQRWNLHRRLALVVVRIVGTSPKRIILGFMLATGFMSMWVSNTATAVVMLPIGVSVLTLTADSVGGMQNQKKFATSLMLAIAYSASTGSLGTLIGTPPNALLAGYMKEAHDITIGFGQWMLVGMPMAILLTVIAWFVLINVFKPEIDRIPGGKELIDEEYRKLGAWTFPQVAVGIIFLIAALAWIFIPLGIKQFGWEFPYNDAIVGIIAGLLMFIVPGTKEGKRLMDWETANEMPWDVLLLFGGGLSLSAMFTSTGLSLWIGEAAKGLAVLPTILLIMAVAALVLGLTELTSNTATAATFLPIMGGVAVGIGLTEATEMNILLLAIPVALSATCAFMLPVATPPNAIAYSSGYVTMSEMLKGGLWLNIISLGLITVVTYFLAVPVFGLVL, from the coding sequence ATGTCGACTCCCGTGATGCACGAATCGTCCGCGCTCTCCGACGGCGAGCTTGCCAAGTCGCCCGAACCGGGTGAGTGGCGTCGCCAACTCATTGGTTTGATCGCAGGTGTGCTGCTTGCGCTGCTGGTGTACTACATCTTCCCGGGCAGCGCTGCCGAAACAGTGCAGCAGTCCTCGGGCGCCGACCCTGAAACGACCTACGACGCCGACGTAATGCGCGTCGTCGCCGCTACCACCGTGCTCATGGCGGCGTGGTGGATGACGGAGGCGATCCCGCTGGCGGCAACCGCCTTGCTACCGATAGCGATCTTCCCGGTGATGGGCGTGGCAAAGTTCAGCGCGGTCTCCGGGCCGTACGCGTCGTCCACGATTTTCCTCTTCATGGGTGGCTTCCTGATGGCCCTCGGGTTGCAGCGTTGGAATCTGCACCGCAGGCTCGCGCTGGTGGTCGTGCGCATTGTGGGTACCAGCCCGAAGCGCATCATCTTGGGCTTCATGCTGGCCACTGGCTTCATGTCCATGTGGGTATCCAACACCGCGACCGCGGTGGTCATGCTCCCGATTGGTGTTTCCGTGTTGACCCTGACCGCTGACTCCGTTGGCGGCATGCAGAACCAGAAGAAGTTCGCTACCTCGCTCATGCTGGCAATCGCGTACTCCGCGTCGACTGGCTCGCTCGGCACTCTGATCGGTACCCCGCCGAACGCCCTGCTGGCTGGCTACATGAAGGAAGCACACGACATCACGATCGGCTTCGGCCAGTGGATGCTCGTCGGTATGCCGATGGCGATCCTGCTGACCGTGATCGCCTGGTTTGTCCTGATTAACGTGTTCAAGCCTGAGATCGACCGGATCCCCGGTGGCAAGGAGCTCATCGATGAGGAGTACCGCAAGCTGGGCGCATGGACCTTCCCGCAGGTGGCCGTCGGCATCATCTTCCTGATCGCGGCACTCGCTTGGATCTTCATCCCGCTTGGTATCAAGCAGTTCGGTTGGGAGTTCCCGTACAACGACGCCATCGTCGGCATCATTGCCGGCCTGCTGATGTTCATCGTGCCGGGCACGAAGGAAGGCAAGCGCCTGATGGACTGGGAGACCGCGAACGAGATGCCGTGGGACGTCCTGCTGCTGTTCGGTGGTGGCCTGTCCCTGTCCGCGATGTTCACCTCCACCGGCCTGTCCCTCTGGATCGGTGAAGCCGCAAAGGGCCTCGCTGTGCTGCCGACGATCCTGCTCATCATGGCTGTCGCCGCACTGGTGCTGGGCCTGACCGAGCTGACCTCGAACACGGCGACCGCCGCCACCTTCCTCCCGATCATGGGCGGTGTCGCGGTTGGTATCGGCCTGACCGAGGCGACCGAGATGAACATCTTGCTGCTGGCCATCCCGGTGGCGCTGTCCGCAACCTGTGCGTTCATGCTCCCGGTGGCAACGCCGCCGAACGCGATCGCGTACTCCTCGGGCTACGTCACTATGAGCGAGATGCTCAAGGGCGGCCTGTGGCTGAACATCATCTCCCTCGGCCTGATCACCGTGGTGACCTACTTCCTGGCGGTGCCGGTGTTTGGTTTGGTGCTCTAG
- a CDS encoding FeoC-like transcriptional regulator, with amino-acid sequence MSGGPMSAVLGALREGCVSREEIARCTNLSPMTIDAVMAHLEATGEVQRRALNDSCAGGCGGCSSRGACSIQQGPVALVLGRR; translated from the coding sequence ATGAGCGGCGGACCGATGTCGGCGGTGCTCGGCGCGCTGCGCGAAGGCTGCGTGAGCCGCGAGGAAATTGCGCGCTGCACCAACCTGTCACCCATGACTATCGACGCCGTCATGGCCCACCTCGAGGCCACCGGCGAAGTGCAGCGCCGCGCCCTCAACGACTCCTGCGCAGGCGGCTGCGGTGGCTGTTCCTCGCGGGGTGCGTGCTCGATCCAGCAGGGGCCCGTCGCGCTGGTGCTCGGCCGGCGCTAG
- a CDS encoding o-succinylbenzoate synthase: MPSLLPSVDEILERSHVVALPMVVKFRGITTREALLIDGPSGWGEFSPFVEYGPEESAQWLRSGLEAAFDGLPEASGPVPVNGTVPAVDAAQVEEVLERFPGIGTFKIKVAEAGQTLADDVARVERVRELRPDATLRVDANRGWSVEEAVRAADALGELEYIEQPCGSAEELAEVRARVRTPIAADESIRRAADPLRVAELGAADVAVLKVAPLGGVRRLLALKRDLGMDVTVASALDTAVGMYAGLVAAQCADSRAAGLATQRLFVEDVAKPRPLVDGCLEATPVTPDPARLHELRAPAERRDWWFQRVRDCMDTMRG; this comes from the coding sequence ATGCCTTCTTTATTGCCTTCCGTTGACGAGATCCTTGAGCGCTCCCACGTTGTAGCCCTGCCCATGGTAGTGAAGTTCCGCGGGATCACCACCCGTGAGGCCCTGCTTATCGACGGCCCCTCCGGCTGGGGCGAGTTTTCTCCCTTTGTGGAGTACGGCCCTGAGGAGTCCGCGCAGTGGCTGCGCTCCGGTTTGGAGGCCGCGTTCGATGGTCTGCCGGAGGCTTCCGGCCCGGTGCCGGTGAACGGCACGGTGCCCGCGGTGGACGCCGCCCAGGTGGAGGAGGTGTTGGAGCGTTTCCCGGGGATCGGGACGTTCAAGATTAAGGTGGCCGAGGCTGGCCAGACGCTCGCCGACGATGTTGCGCGCGTCGAGCGGGTGCGCGAGCTGCGTCCCGACGCGACCCTGCGCGTGGACGCGAACCGGGGGTGGAGCGTCGAGGAGGCGGTGCGCGCCGCCGACGCGTTGGGGGAGCTGGAGTACATCGAGCAGCCCTGCGGGAGCGCGGAGGAGCTCGCGGAGGTGCGTGCGCGGGTGCGTACGCCGATCGCGGCGGACGAATCGATACGCCGGGCCGCTGACCCGCTGCGTGTCGCCGAGCTGGGTGCGGCGGATGTTGCCGTGTTGAAGGTTGCGCCGCTCGGGGGAGTGCGCCGCCTGCTGGCGCTGAAGCGGGACCTGGGGATGGATGTGACGGTGGCCAGCGCCCTGGACACCGCGGTGGGGATGTACGCGGGGCTGGTAGCGGCGCAGTGCGCGGATTCGCGTGCAGCGGGATTGGCTACGCAGCGGCTGTTCGTAGAGGACGTCGCGAAGCCGCGGCCGCTTGTAGACGGCTGCCTCGAAGCCACCCCTGTTACCCCCGATCCGGCGCGTCTGCACGAGTTGCGGGCTCCCGCGGAACGTCGCGACTGGTGGTTTCAGCGCGTTCGGGACTGCATGGACACCATGCGGGGGTAA